TTCGGATGGTTCACGTTTTCTCCTTCGTCGCGATCGGGATCGATCTGACGGACGAAGATGACACGACGACGGCCGGGCGGGTTAGCGATGCCGGCCGGCGACGCAATCGACGCTCGCTTGTCAGTCGCTGCGCGTGTTAGGAAAAAGCACCATGCCCGCAGAGCTGCCGATTCTTGAGCTGGTCGTCAAGAACTACAAAAACTTCAACGCAAGGGCCACGCGCGACGCGCTCTGCGCTTACTGGCGCCACATCGAACGCGGTG
The sequence above is drawn from the Polyangia bacterium genome and encodes:
- a CDS encoding deoxyhypusine synthase; translation: MPAELPILELVVKNYKNFNARATRDALCAYWRHIERG